From Echinicola jeungdonensis, the proteins below share one genomic window:
- the ruvB gene encoding Holliday junction branch migration DNA helicase RuvB produces MREDYLSGDNEHLSSTDREVEKALRPLSFDDFTGQQKILDNIQIFVMAAKKRNEPLDHVLLHGPPGLGKTTLSHIIANELESNIKITSGPVLDKPSDLAGLLTNLEEGDVLFIDEIHRLNSVVEEYLYSAMEDFRIDIMLDSGPNARSVQISLNPFTLVGATTRSGLLTAPLRARFGINARLEYYDAQLLTDIVTRSAGILGVPLDEVAAFEIARRSRGTPRIANTLLRRTRDFADIKGQGKITLDIAKMALNALDVDENGLDEMDNRILFTIIDKFKGGPVGISTIATACGEEGETIEEVYEPFLIQEGYLKRTSRGRVATELAYKHLDIRPHFGGQFGSLFGE; encoded by the coding sequence ATGAGAGAAGATTATTTAAGTGGCGACAATGAACATTTAAGTTCCACGGACAGAGAGGTGGAAAAAGCCTTAAGGCCTCTAAGCTTTGATGACTTTACCGGCCAGCAAAAGATCTTGGACAACATCCAAATATTTGTAATGGCTGCCAAAAAGCGGAATGAGCCCTTGGACCATGTCCTGCTTCATGGCCCTCCTGGATTGGGCAAGACTACCCTTAGCCATATCATTGCCAATGAACTGGAGTCCAATATTAAAATCACTTCAGGCCCTGTATTGGACAAACCTTCCGATTTGGCAGGTCTTCTGACCAATTTGGAAGAAGGAGATGTGCTCTTTATCGATGAAATCCACCGCTTAAATTCCGTGGTAGAAGAATACCTTTATTCGGCCATGGAGGATTTCCGGATAGACATAATGCTAGATTCCGGACCTAATGCCCGCTCGGTCCAGATTTCCCTCAATCCATTTACCCTTGTTGGAGCAACCACACGTTCAGGTCTTTTAACTGCCCCACTCCGGGCACGTTTCGGGATCAATGCAAGGCTGGAATATTATGATGCCCAATTACTGACCGATATCGTCACCCGTTCTGCTGGAATCTTAGGGGTTCCCCTTGATGAGGTTGCCGCCTTTGAAATTGCCCGCAGGAGCCGGGGCACCCCCAGGATTGCCAACACGTTATTGCGCAGGACCCGGGATTTTGCAGATATTAAAGGACAAGGAAAAATCACATTGGACATCGCCAAAATGGCCCTTAATGCCCTAGATGTAGATGAAAATGGTTTGGATGAAATGGACAACAGGATCCTTTTTACCATTATTGACAAATTTAAAGGCGGCCCTGTTGGCATAAGCACCATCGCTACGGCTTGTGGAGAAGAAGGCGAAACCATTGAAGAGGTTTATGAACCATTCCTGATCCAGGAGGGTTACCTCAAAAGAACTTCCCGGGGAAGGGTGGCCACAGAACTGGCCTATAAACACCTGGACATCCGCCCTCATTTCGGGGGGCAATTCGGATCCCTATTTGGAGAATAA